The following proteins come from a genomic window of Acanthopagrus latus isolate v.2019 chromosome 5, fAcaLat1.1, whole genome shotgun sequence:
- the smarcb1a gene encoding SWI/SNF-related matrix-associated actin-dependent regulator of chromatin subfamily B member 1-A, whose protein sequence is MALSKTFGQKPVKFQLEEDGDFYMIGSEVGNYLRMFRGSLYKRYPSLWRKLASVEERKKIVESSHDHGYTQLATSVTLLKASEVEEILEGNDEKYKAVSISTEPPAYLREQKAKRNSQWVPTLPNSSHHLDAVPCSTTINRSRLGRDKKRTFPLCFDDHDPAVIHENATQSEVLVPIRLDMEIEGQKLRDAFTWNMNEKLMTPEMFAEILCDDLDLSPLAFVPAIASAIRQQIESYPTDSILEDQADQRVIIKLNIHVGNISLVDQFEWDMSERENSPEKFALKLCSELGLGGEFVTTIAYSIRGQLSWHQRTYAFSENPLPTVEIAIRNTGDADQWCPLLETLTDAEMEKKIRDQDRNTRRMRRLANTAPAW, encoded by the exons gtgggAAACTACCTCCGTATGTTCAGAGGCTCCCTGTATAAAAGATACCCGTCATTATGGAGAAAACTGGCATCAGTAGAAGAACGAAAGAAAATAGTGGAGTCATCACACG ATCACGGCTACACTCAGCTAGCCACCAGTGTGACCCTGCTGAAGGCCTCGGAGGTCGAGGAGATCCTTGAAGGAAATGATGAGAAGTACAAAGCTGTCTCCATCAGCACTGAACCCCCCGCCTACCTCAG GGAACAGAAGGCCAAGAGGAACAGTCAGTGGGTTCCTACGCTGCCCAACAGCTCTCACCACCTGGACGCAGTGCCCTGCTCCACCACCATCAACCGCAGCCGACTGGGCCGCGATAAGAAGAGGACCTTCCCACTGTG CTTTGACGACCACGATCCAGCAGTGATCCACGAGAACGCTACTCAGTCTGAAGTTCTGGTTCCAATCCGTCTGGACATGGAGATTGAGGGACAGAAGCTCAGAGACGCTTTCACTTGGAATATGAATG AGAAGCTGATGACGCCTGAGATGTTCGCTGAGATCCTTTGTGACGACCTGGACCTCAGCCCGCTGGCCTTCGTCCCTGCCATCGCCTCCGCTATCCGACAGCAGATCGAGTCTTATCCCACAGACAGCATCCTGGAGGATCAAGCGGACCAGAGGGTCATCATCAAG CTGAACATCCACGTTGGGAACATCTCCCTGGTGGACCAGTTTGAGTGGGATATGTCTGAGAGGGAGAACTCTCCTGAGAAGTTTGCCCTGAAGCTCTGCTCTGAGCTCGGCCTGGGCGGAGAGTTTGTCACCACCATCGCCTACAGCATCCGCGGTCAGCTGAGCTGGCACCAGAGGACATACGCCTTCAG TGAGAACCCGCTGCCCACAGTGGAGATAGCCATTAGAAACACAGGTGATGCTGACCAGTGGTGCCCACTGCTTGAGACGCTGACAGAcgcagagatggagaagaagatcAGAGatcaggacagaaacacaag GCGAATGAGGCGACTGGCTAACACAGCACCTGCATGGTAG
- the mmp11a gene encoding stromelysin-3, with protein MWKREKKPWENKEIRVYLKRSRPGSCSRVTPGTAPRTQLRQNQPACAPPRLGTAVRMRTSLLVCCCVFAVQLLPSTLCLPARGSSRYKVAPFSEKFPDLKKRGKVPHAQDLVKETSLTTSASNTWNRPRCGVPDYPNQKKSHYRGQHRQRRFVLYGGRLEKTDLTYRIVRFPWQMDEEKVRRVFREALKIWSDVTPLTFTEVRSGRADIRIDFTRYWHGDNLPFDGPGGILAHAFFPKTHRQGDIHFDYDESWTLGNHMGTDLLQVAAHEFGHVLGLQHSREQGAIMSAYYSFSYPLRLSEDDRQGIQYLYGPHPQVLPTPPPPPPPPPPTNPESNEIIPNPDACQTDFDAVSMIRGELFFFKSGYVWRIRDGHLQSGYPALASRHWRGIPDNIDAAFEDKSGNIWFFQGENYWVFDAERQISGPESIRNLGLSVSGIQAALRWGHDSNYNTYFFKGGGYWRFSPRENRVESVYPRSMQDWSGIPSDVDATFRDIYGYAHFIQGRKYWKFDPVGMNSLEGYPRYIGVDFFGCRNV; from the exons atgtggaagagagaaaaaaaaccttgggaGAACAAAGAAATCAGAGTCTATTTAAAGAGAAGTCGCCCCGGATCCTGCAGCCGTGTGACTCCCGGCACTGCGCCCCGCACTCAGCTGCGCCAGAACCAGCCTGCCTGTGCACCACCACGGCTCGGGACGGCGGTGAGGATGCGGACATCTCTGCTCGTGTGCTGCTGCGTCTTCGCGGTGCAACTTCTCCCGAGCACGCTTTGTCTTCCAGCGCGAGGATCCAGCAGGTACAAGGTGGCACCG TTCTCTGAAAAGTTCCCCGACCTGAAGAAGAGGGGAAAGGTTCCTCATGCTCAGGATTTAGTAAAGGAGACGAGTTTGACAACCAGCGCCTCAAACACATGGAACCGACCTCGCTGTGGCGTGCCCGACTACCCCAACCAGAAGAAATCGCATTACCGAGGGCAACACCGCCAGAGACGCTTCGTCCTGTATGGAGGACGCTTGGAAAAGACGGACCTCACGTACAG GATTGTCCGGTTTCCCTGGCAGATGGACGAGGAGAAGGTTCGACGTGTCTTCCGAGAGGCCCTGAAAATCTGGAGTGATGTTACCCCGCTCACCTTCACAGAGGTCCGCAGTGGGAGGGCCGACATCCGCATCGACTTCACAAG GTACTGGCATGGAGACAATCTTCCCTTCGACGGCCCGGGTGGGATCCTCGCTCACGCCTTCTTCCCAAAAACGCACCGACAGGGCGACATTCACTTCGACTACGACGAGTCATGGACCCTCGGAAACCACATGG GCACAGACCTTCTCCAGGTTGCTGCCCATGAGTTCGGGCACGTCCTGGGCCTGCAACACTCCCGCGAGCAGGGAGCCATCATGTCCGCATACTACTCCTTCTCCTACCCGCTGAGGCTGAGCGAGGATGACAGGCAAGGCATCCAGTACCTGTACGGACCTCACCCGCAAGTCCTGCCCACGCCGCCACCGCCACCCccgcctccacctccaacaAACCCAGAGTCCAATGAAATCATCCCGAAT CCCGACGCCTGCCAGACGGACTTTGATGCCGTGTCTATGATCCGAGGGGAGCTGTTCTTCTTTAAGTCGGGATACGTGTGGCGAATCAGGGACGGGCATCTGCAGAGCGGTTACCCAGCACTGGCGTCCCGTCACTGGAGGGGGATTCCTGACAACATCGATGCCGCCTTTGAAGACAAGTCAGGGAATATTTGGTTCTTTCAAG GTGAGAACTACTGGGTGTTCGATGCTGAGCGGCAGATCAGTGGACCGGAGTCCATCAGGAATTTGGGTTTGTCAGTGTCCGGGATCCAGGCGGCACTGCGCTGGGGCCACGACTCCAACTACAACACCTACTTCTTCAAGGGAGGCGGCTACTGGAGGTTCAGCCCCCGGGAGAACCGAGTTGAGTCCGTCTACCCGCGCAGCATGCAGGACTGGAGCGGCATCCCCAGCGATGTGGATGCCACTTTCAGGGACATCTATG GCTACGCTCACTTTATCCAAGGACGAAAGTACTGGAAATTCGATCCAGTCGGCATGAACTCTTTGGAGGGTTACCCTCGCTACATCGGCGTGGATTTTTTCGGCTGTAGAAACGTGTGA
- the derl3 gene encoding derlin-3 — protein sequence MADSEEAAAMAHSFAQEYFQIPVVTRAYTTACVLTTAAVQLEVITPFQLYFNPDLIIRRYQIWRLITSFLFFGSLGFSFVFNIIFLYRYCRMLEEGCFRGRTADFVFMFLFGGIVMTLFGLFANVFFLGQAFIIMLVYVWSRRHPLIRMNFFGLLNFQAPFLPWVLMGFSLLLGNSIVVDLLGISVGHMYYFLEDVFPNQPGGRKLLMTPELLRAMFDQPEDPDYRPLHEEQQGGDLQQDD from the exons ATGGCTGACAGTGAGGAGGCAGCAGCGATGGCTCACAGCTTCGCACAGGAGTACTTTCAGATCCCCGTGGTGACCCGAGCCTACACGACTGCCTGCGTCCTCACCACCGCTGCTGTG CAACTTGAGGTCATCACCCCGTTTCAACTCTACTTCAACCCAGACCTGATCATCAGAAGATACCAG atATGGCGCCTAATCAccagcttcctcttctttgGTTCTCTTGGATTCAGTTTCGTGTTCAACATCATCTTTCT TTATCGATACTGTCGGATGCTGGAGGAAGGCTGCTTCCGAGGGAGAACGGcggattttgttttcatgttccTGTTCGGAGGAATCGTGATGACT CTGTTCGGTCTGTTCGCCAACGTCTTCTTCCTGGGCCAGGCCTTCATCATCATGCTGGTGTACGTCTGGAGTAGAAGACATCCGCTCATCCGCATGAACTTCTTCGGCCTCCTGAACTTCCAGGCCCCGTTCCTCCCCTGGGTGCTCATGGGATTTTCCCTGCTGCTCGGAAACTCCATCGTGGTTGACCTCCTAG gtaTCAGCGTCGGTCACATGTACTACTTCCTAGAAGACGTGTTTCCAAACCAGCCAGGAGGAAGGAAGCTGCTGATGACACCAGAACTTCT GAGGGCCATGTTTGACCAGCCGGAGGACCCAGACTACCGCCCCCTCCACGAAGAGCAGCAGGGTGGAGATCTGCAGCAGGACGACTAA